A region from the Triticum urartu cultivar G1812 chromosome 1, Tu2.1, whole genome shotgun sequence genome encodes:
- the LOC125513216 gene encoding expansin-B6-like, whose protein sequence is MAGLLSVKAVALAAVLAAAYASCAAAEQPGAADLDASAVSYSSAWLPARATWYGAPNGAGPDDNGGACGFKHVNQYPFSSMTSCGNQPLFKDGKGCGSCYQIRCSGDKSCSGKIETVMITDMNYYPVAQYHFDLSGTAFGALAKPGLNEKLRHSGIIDIQFRRVPCNFPGLKINFHVVDGSNAVYLAVLIEYEDMDGDVIQVDMKEANSGSWTPMRESWGSIWRMDSNHRLQGPFSMRITSDSGKKLVANNVIPANWRPNTDYRSFVQFS, encoded by the exons ATGGCCGGGCTACTCTCTGTCAAGGCCGTCGCGCTCGCCGCCGTGCTTGCTGCCGCGTATGCCTCTTGCGCCGCCGCCGAGCAGCCGGGGGCGGCGGACCTCGACGCCTCCGCCGTGTCTTACAGCTCCGCGTGGCTTCCGGCCAGAGCGACCTGGTACGGAGCGCCCAACGGCGCCGGGCCCGACGACAACG GCGGCGCGTGCGGCTTCAAGCACGTGAACCAGTACCCCTTCTCCTCCATGACCTCCTGCGGCAACCAGCCCCTGTTCAAGGACGGCAAGGGATGCGGCTCCTGCTACCAG ATACGGTGCAGCGGCGACAAATCCTGCTCCGGCAAAATCGAGACGGtgatgatcacggacatgaactACTACCCGGTGGCGCAGTACCACTTCGACCTGAGCGGCACGGCCTTCGGCGCGCTGGCCAAGCCGGGGCTCAACGAGAAGCTGCGCCACTCGGGCATCATCGACATCCAGTTCCGGCGGGTGCCCTGCAACTTCCCGGGCCTCAAGATCAACTTCCACGTTGTGGACGGCTCCAACGCGGTGTACCTGGCGGTGCTGATCGAGTACGAGGACATGGACGGCGACGTGATCCAGGTGGACATGAAGGAGGCCAACTCCGGGTCGTGGACGCCGATGCGCGAGTCCTGGGGCTCCATCTGGCGGATGGACTCCAACCATCGCCTCCAGGGGCCCTTCTCCATGCGCATCACCAGCGACTCCGGCAAGAAGCTGGTGGCCAACAACGTCATCCCGGCCAACTGGAGGCCCAACACCGACTACCGCTCCTTCGTCCAGTTCAGCTGA